From Cellulosimicrobium cellulans, the proteins below share one genomic window:
- a CDS encoding DUF5998 family protein — translation MPSATSNPWTDLTTQLHRAGYYPELVADVLDLAVAGEEIVSHLVLPETTFDASEVRRHLTVLVLTPTRLVTAHVDDHPADSENPSASAAATTESVPLAEVRSVSLTHVVAEPHEHRAGTAPLEVTLALGWGAVSRVDLEPAGCADPSCDADHGLTGQITPDDVVVRVSAEAEGRDAVRAAVDFARALSRATARHSAR, via the coding sequence GTGCCCTCAGCAACCTCGAACCCCTGGACCGACCTGACGACCCAGCTCCACCGCGCCGGCTACTACCCGGAGCTCGTCGCGGACGTCCTCGACCTCGCGGTCGCGGGGGAGGAGATCGTCTCGCACCTCGTGCTCCCGGAGACGACGTTCGACGCGTCCGAGGTGCGCCGGCACCTCACGGTGCTCGTCCTGACCCCCACGCGGCTCGTCACGGCGCACGTCGACGACCACCCGGCCGACAGCGAGAACCCGTCCGCGTCCGCCGCCGCCACGACCGAGTCGGTGCCGCTGGCCGAGGTGCGGTCGGTCTCGCTCACGCACGTCGTGGCCGAGCCGCACGAGCACCGCGCGGGCACCGCGCCGCTCGAGGTGACGCTCGCCCTCGGCTGGGGCGCGGTCTCGCGCGTCGACCTCGAGCCCGCCGGGTGCGCGGACCCGAGCTGCGACGCCGACCACGGGCTCACGGGCCAGATCACGCCGGACGACGTCGTCGTCCGCGTGAGCGCCGAGGCGGAGGGCCGTGACGCCGTGCGCGCCGCGGTCGACTTCGCGCGCGCCCTCTCGCGCGCCACCGCGAGGCACAGCGCCCGGTGA
- a CDS encoding alkaline phosphatase family protein, whose translation MSEARTDEAPATPALPAGLLAPDLGLGGLAAVLPGAAGALGVRFTTATGIGSEAARAALDLPRAERVCVVLVDGLGHVNLAERAGHAPFLRSLLPDARALTSTFPSTTAAAIGAFGTGTAPGRTGMLGYTQRNPATGGLANMVSWDGAPPPAELQRETPVLERVAGAGVAATSTGPARFAGSGMTVAALRGGSYAAAEGLGARVDAAVRALKRPGLVYLYWGEVDKAGHHHGSTSWQWGDELEALDRELARLARSVPRGTLVLVTADHGMVDVDPGLRRDVATDPELARGVSLVGGEPRAVHVYTEPGETTAVAARWRDVLGDDALVLEREDVLARGLLGPDPRPEAVAAAGDVIVALRGRATVVDSRTQTPASLALVGVHGSLTEREMRVPLLVAGT comes from the coding sequence GTGAGCGAGGCACGCACGGACGAGGCCCCTGCCACCCCGGCGCTCCCGGCTGGACTCCTCGCGCCCGACCTCGGGCTCGGCGGCCTCGCCGCCGTGCTCCCGGGGGCCGCGGGCGCGCTCGGCGTCCGGTTCACGACCGCCACGGGGATCGGGAGCGAGGCGGCGCGCGCGGCCCTCGACCTTCCGCGTGCCGAGCGCGTGTGCGTCGTCCTCGTCGACGGCCTGGGGCACGTCAACCTCGCGGAGCGTGCTGGGCACGCGCCGTTCCTCCGCTCGCTCCTGCCCGACGCGCGGGCGCTCACCTCGACCTTCCCCAGCACGACGGCCGCCGCGATCGGCGCGTTCGGTACCGGCACCGCCCCCGGGCGCACGGGCATGCTCGGGTACACGCAGCGCAACCCCGCGACGGGCGGGCTCGCCAACATGGTGTCGTGGGACGGCGCACCGCCCCCCGCGGAGCTCCAGCGCGAGACCCCCGTGCTCGAGCGGGTCGCAGGAGCGGGCGTCGCGGCGACCTCGACGGGTCCGGCGCGGTTCGCCGGGTCCGGCATGACCGTCGCGGCCCTGCGCGGTGGGTCGTACGCCGCCGCCGAGGGCCTCGGGGCGCGCGTCGACGCCGCCGTGCGCGCCCTCAAGCGGCCGGGCCTCGTCTACCTGTACTGGGGCGAGGTGGACAAGGCGGGTCACCACCACGGCAGCACCTCGTGGCAGTGGGGCGACGAGCTCGAGGCCCTCGACCGCGAGCTCGCCCGGCTCGCCCGGTCGGTCCCGAGGGGCACCCTCGTGCTCGTCACCGCGGACCACGGGATGGTCGACGTCGACCCGGGCCTGCGCCGCGACGTCGCCACCGACCCGGAGCTCGCCCGGGGCGTCTCGCTCGTCGGCGGCGAGCCGCGCGCGGTGCACGTCTACACCGAGCCGGGGGAGACGACCGCCGTCGCGGCGCGCTGGCGCGACGTCCTGGGCGACGACGCGCTCGTCCTCGAGCGCGAGGACGTGCTCGCCCGTGGTCTCCTCGGCCCCGACCCGCGGCCGGAGGCGGTCGCGGCGGCCGGCGACGTGATCGTCGCGCTGCGCGGCCGCGCCACCGTGGTCGACTCACGCACCCAGACGCCGGCGTCGCTCGCGCTCGTCGGCGTGCACGGCTCGCTCACCGAGCGCGAGATGCGCGTCCCGCTGCTCGTCGCCGGGACCTGA
- a CDS encoding bifunctional acetate--CoA ligase family protein/GNAT family N-acetyltransferase has translation MSDGGAAGRGPDRYPVEWEADVVLRDGTTTHVRPIRPEDADALQRFHVGQSERSTYLRFFAPMERLSERDLERFTRVDHVDRVALVAVRPRDDADPAAEETADDAGEDIIGVARFDRTGTGEAEVAFNIADSAQGRGLGSVLLEHVAAAARERGVRRFTAEVLPQNGKMLAVFREAGYDVRQQMDDGFVQVSVDLDPTERSRAVMADREHRAEARSMQGLLGATSVVLVGPGLPLDGRDPDDVPLDRVLAHRALAALVRSQGVTVHVVGGGADVPDGGTSSRVHATLADVPGPVDLAVVALPPPDAIEAVRQLARLEVRGVVVLSAGFAETGPDGLALQRELLRVAHTAGLRVVGPASYGLLRTGETRERPALAATLAEDLPLPGAVGLFSQSAPMAVTLLATTARRGLGVSSFLSAGHRADVSGNDLMQYWQDDAATQVVCLYLESIGNPRKFSRIARRLASVKPVVVVTAGRSGQVVPPGHAVRSTRAPRRTLEEMLRQSGVIRAENTHHMIDIAQLLAHQPLPGGRRVGILASSASLAALVAEASSSAGLVVARSDFLPEDASPAELAATVDALYAPDACDVVVVVQVPVVHPRREDVSHAVALAAARTGRTTVASMLGLHGLTDELSAPAPDGGASDALLRVPAYSTPEDAVAALGAVVRYARWREADHGTPVRPAGVDAGRARALVEGALAGRDAVDLDPATTADLLACYGVRLWPARRVRTADEAVEAAREVGWPVALKSTAAGLRHRADLGGVRLDIADEMELRSDVAQMREALAAVLPGAADQPFEVQAMADAGVACVVRSTEDQLFGPVVSFGLAGDAVDLLGDVAYGVPPLTDVDVAAMVRSVRAAPRLFGYMGTHVVATAALEDVLARVSVLADDLPEVRSLELYPVVVSEHEAAVLSARVTLADAQRADALRRALPG, from the coding sequence GTGAGCGACGGCGGCGCAGCCGGGCGGGGCCCGGACCGGTACCCGGTGGAGTGGGAGGCGGACGTCGTCCTGCGCGACGGGACGACGACGCACGTGCGGCCCATCCGTCCCGAGGACGCGGACGCGCTGCAGCGGTTCCACGTGGGCCAGTCCGAGCGCTCGACCTACCTGCGCTTCTTCGCCCCCATGGAGCGGCTCTCGGAGCGCGACCTGGAGCGGTTCACGCGCGTCGACCACGTCGACCGCGTCGCGCTCGTCGCGGTCCGCCCGCGGGACGACGCGGACCCGGCCGCCGAGGAGACGGCCGACGACGCCGGCGAGGACATCATCGGCGTCGCGCGCTTCGACCGCACGGGCACGGGCGAGGCGGAGGTCGCCTTCAACATCGCCGACTCGGCGCAGGGCCGGGGGCTGGGGTCCGTGCTGCTCGAGCACGTCGCCGCGGCGGCGCGCGAGCGCGGCGTGCGGCGCTTCACCGCCGAGGTGCTGCCGCAGAACGGCAAGATGCTCGCCGTCTTCCGCGAGGCCGGGTACGACGTGCGCCAGCAGATGGACGACGGGTTCGTCCAGGTGAGCGTCGACCTCGACCCCACGGAGCGGTCGCGGGCCGTCATGGCCGACCGCGAGCACCGCGCGGAGGCGCGGAGCATGCAGGGGCTGCTCGGTGCGACGAGCGTCGTGCTCGTCGGACCGGGGCTGCCGCTCGACGGCCGGGACCCCGACGACGTGCCCCTCGACCGCGTCCTCGCGCACCGCGCCCTGGCCGCGCTCGTGCGCAGCCAGGGCGTCACCGTCCACGTCGTGGGCGGTGGCGCGGACGTGCCCGACGGCGGGACGTCGTCCCGCGTGCACGCCACCCTCGCCGACGTCCCCGGCCCGGTGGACCTCGCGGTCGTCGCCCTGCCGCCGCCGGACGCCATCGAGGCGGTCCGCCAGCTCGCGCGCCTCGAGGTGCGCGGCGTCGTCGTGCTGTCCGCCGGGTTCGCCGAGACCGGGCCGGACGGGCTCGCGCTCCAGCGCGAGCTCCTGCGCGTCGCGCACACGGCGGGGCTGCGCGTCGTCGGGCCCGCGAGCTACGGCCTGCTGCGCACGGGCGAGACCCGCGAGCGGCCCGCGCTCGCGGCGACGCTCGCCGAGGACCTGCCGCTGCCCGGCGCCGTGGGGCTGTTCAGCCAGTCGGCGCCGATGGCCGTCACGCTGCTCGCGACGACGGCGCGGCGCGGGCTGGGCGTGTCGTCGTTCCTGTCCGCGGGGCACAGGGCCGACGTGTCGGGCAACGACCTCATGCAGTACTGGCAGGACGACGCCGCGACGCAGGTGGTCTGCCTGTACCTCGAGTCGATCGGCAACCCGCGCAAGTTCTCGCGCATCGCGCGGCGACTCGCGTCGGTCAAGCCGGTCGTGGTCGTCACGGCCGGGCGCTCGGGCCAGGTCGTGCCGCCCGGCCACGCCGTGCGCTCGACGCGCGCACCCCGCCGCACGCTCGAGGAGATGCTGCGCCAGTCGGGCGTGATCCGGGCCGAGAACACGCACCACATGATCGACATCGCCCAGCTCCTCGCGCACCAGCCGCTCCCGGGTGGGCGCCGCGTCGGCATCCTCGCCAGCTCGGCGTCGCTCGCCGCGCTCGTCGCGGAGGCGTCGTCGTCGGCGGGCCTCGTCGTCGCACGGTCGGACTTCCTGCCCGAGGACGCGTCGCCGGCCGAGCTCGCCGCCACGGTCGACGCGCTCTACGCGCCCGACGCGTGCGACGTGGTCGTGGTGGTCCAGGTCCCCGTGGTGCACCCTCGCCGCGAGGACGTCTCCCACGCCGTGGCGCTCGCGGCGGCCCGGACGGGGCGCACGACCGTCGCGAGCATGCTGGGGCTCCACGGCCTCACCGACGAGCTCTCGGCCCCGGCGCCCGACGGCGGAGCGTCCGACGCCCTGCTGCGGGTCCCGGCCTACTCCACGCCCGAGGACGCGGTCGCCGCGCTCGGCGCCGTCGTGCGCTACGCCCGCTGGCGCGAGGCGGACCACGGGACGCCCGTGCGCCCCGCGGGCGTCGACGCGGGCCGCGCGCGCGCCCTCGTCGAGGGCGCGCTCGCGGGCCGGGACGCCGTCGACCTCGACCCCGCGACGACCGCCGACCTCCTCGCGTGCTACGGCGTGCGCCTGTGGCCCGCACGCCGGGTCCGCACCGCCGACGAGGCGGTCGAGGCGGCGCGCGAGGTCGGCTGGCCCGTGGCGCTCAAGAGCACGGCGGCCGGGCTGCGCCACCGCGCGGACCTCGGCGGCGTCCGCCTCGACATCGCGGACGAGATGGAGCTCCGCTCCGACGTCGCGCAGATGCGCGAGGCGCTCGCGGCCGTGCTGCCCGGCGCCGCCGACCAGCCGTTCGAGGTGCAGGCCATGGCCGACGCGGGTGTCGCGTGCGTGGTGCGCTCGACCGAGGACCAACTCTTCGGCCCTGTCGTGTCGTTCGGCCTCGCGGGCGACGCGGTCGACCTCCTGGGCGACGTCGCGTACGGGGTGCCGCCGCTGACCGACGTGGACGTCGCGGCCATGGTGCGGTCGGTGCGGGCGGCTCCGCGGCTCTTCGGGTACATGGGCACCCACGTCGTGGCCACGGCCGCGCTGGAGGACGTCCTGGCGCGGGTGTCCGTGCTCGCGGACGACCTGCCCGAGGTGCGCAGCCTCGAGCTGTACCCCGTCGTCGTGTCCGAGCACGAGGCCGCGGTCCTCAGCGCGCGCGTCACGCTCGCGGACGCCCAGCGCGCCGACGCGCTGCGTCGCGCCCTGCCCGGCTGA
- a CDS encoding thymidine kinase produces the protein MAELVFFSGTMDCGKSTLALQLDHNHAARGRRGLIFSRNDRAGSDRLSSRLGLEVVAREVRDDTDFWSLVTAEQDPVDYLVCDEAQFYSPAQVEQLARLVDETEIDVFAFGITADFRTRLFPGSARLIELADRVEVLQVESLCWCGRRATHNARTVDGSMVVEGDQVVVGDVDAGSGEVGYEVLCRRHHMRRMTTAVARRQAAADGLPLDLPR, from the coding sequence ATGGCCGAGCTCGTCTTCTTCTCCGGGACCATGGACTGCGGCAAGTCCACCCTCGCCCTGCAGCTCGACCACAACCACGCCGCGCGCGGCCGCCGGGGGCTCATCTTCTCCCGCAACGACCGGGCCGGGTCCGACCGGCTCTCGTCCCGGCTCGGGCTCGAGGTCGTCGCGCGCGAGGTGCGCGACGACACCGACTTCTGGTCGCTCGTCACGGCCGAGCAGGACCCGGTGGACTACCTGGTCTGCGACGAGGCGCAGTTCTACTCCCCGGCGCAGGTGGAGCAGCTCGCGCGGCTCGTCGACGAGACGGAGATCGACGTCTTCGCGTTCGGCATCACGGCCGACTTCCGCACCCGGCTCTTTCCCGGCTCGGCCCGGCTCATCGAGCTCGCCGACCGGGTCGAGGTGCTGCAGGTCGAGTCGCTGTGCTGGTGCGGCCGGCGCGCGACCCACAACGCCCGTACGGTCGACGGGAGCATGGTCGTCGAGGGTGACCAGGTCGTCGTCGGGGACGTCGACGCGGGCTCGGGCGAGGTCGGGTACGAGGTGCTGTGCCGTCGCCACCACATGCGCCGCATGACCACCGCCGTCGCGCGCCGCCAGGCCGCGGCCGACGGTCTGCCGCTCGACCTGCCACGCTGA
- a CDS encoding DNA gyrase/topoisomerase IV subunit A codes for MARKSSTPSLDPAEVNEKIVDVDVQAEMETSFLEYAYSVIYSRALPDARDGLKPVQRRILYMMADMGLRPDRAHVKSARVVGEVMGKLHPHGDAAIYDALVRLSQDFSLRLPLVDGHGNFGTLDDGPAASRYTEARLAPPSLAMTAGLDEDVVDFVPNYDNKLQQPEVLPAAIPNLLVNGASGIAVGMATNMAPHNLVEVVAAARHLVAHPDADLDALMRFVPGPDLPTGGKIVGLDGVRDAYRTGRGTFRTRATARVENLTPRRKGIVITELPYLVGPEKVIEKIAEGVKTKKIQGITAATDLTDREHGLRIVVEVKTGFNPEAVLEQLYKFTPLEDSFGMNNVALVDGQPRTLGLREMLTVWVNHRIDVVRRRSAYRLRKRSERLHLVDGLLVAIVDIDEVIQVIRSSDDTATARGRLQTVFDLSEPQAEYILELQLRRLTKFSRIELEKEQETLRREIEELQEILGSDARLRAVVSGEMADVAKTYGTPRRTILLESAGAAPTTTAAVPLEVADTPCWALFSATGLLARTSDETEPARSGPRAAHDVLRAVVRTTARGEVGLVTSRGRMVRVSVLDLPALPPTDNAPSLSGGVPLGEVVALEPGEEAVTIASLDADAPPLALGTAQGVVKRVTPGDVPNNRDDWEVIGLKDGDTVVGAAPATDADEVVFVSSDASLLHFDASAVRPQGRAAGGMAGIRLADGHRVAFFGVVPADVRDLGVVVTVAGSSGALAGTQTGAGKVTPYELYPGKGRGTGGVRAQRFLKGEDALILAWVGQGPARATGSGGQAVDLPEVDQRRDGSGTPLASPVTAVG; via the coding sequence ATGGCGCGCAAGTCCTCGACCCCCTCGCTCGACCCGGCCGAGGTGAACGAGAAGATCGTCGACGTCGACGTCCAGGCGGAGATGGAGACGTCGTTCCTCGAGTACGCCTACTCCGTCATCTACTCCCGCGCCCTGCCCGACGCGCGCGACGGCCTCAAGCCCGTGCAGCGCCGCATCCTCTACATGATGGCCGACATGGGGCTGCGCCCCGACCGCGCGCACGTGAAGTCGGCGCGCGTCGTCGGCGAGGTCATGGGCAAGCTGCACCCGCACGGCGACGCGGCGATCTACGACGCGCTCGTGCGCCTCTCGCAGGACTTCTCCTTGCGGCTCCCGCTCGTCGACGGGCACGGCAACTTCGGCACGCTCGACGACGGCCCCGCCGCCTCCCGGTACACCGAGGCGCGCCTCGCTCCCCCGTCTCTCGCGATGACGGCCGGGCTCGACGAGGACGTCGTCGACTTCGTCCCGAACTACGACAACAAGCTCCAGCAGCCCGAGGTGCTGCCGGCAGCGATCCCGAACCTGCTCGTCAACGGGGCGTCGGGCATCGCGGTCGGCATGGCGACCAACATGGCGCCGCACAACCTCGTCGAGGTCGTCGCCGCGGCGCGCCACCTCGTCGCGCACCCCGACGCCGACCTCGACGCGCTCATGCGGTTCGTCCCGGGACCCGACCTGCCGACGGGCGGCAAGATCGTCGGGCTCGACGGCGTGCGCGACGCCTACCGCACCGGCCGCGGCACCTTCCGCACGCGTGCCACCGCGCGCGTGGAGAACCTCACCCCGCGCCGCAAGGGCATCGTCATCACCGAGCTGCCCTACCTCGTCGGCCCGGAGAAGGTGATCGAGAAGATCGCCGAGGGCGTCAAGACCAAGAAGATCCAGGGCATCACGGCCGCGACCGACCTCACGGACCGCGAGCACGGGCTGCGGATCGTCGTCGAGGTGAAGACGGGCTTCAACCCCGAGGCGGTGCTGGAGCAGCTCTACAAGTTCACGCCGCTCGAGGACTCGTTCGGCATGAACAACGTCGCGCTCGTCGACGGCCAGCCGCGCACGCTCGGCCTGCGCGAGATGCTCACGGTCTGGGTGAACCACCGGATCGACGTGGTCCGCCGACGCTCGGCCTACCGGCTGCGCAAGCGGTCCGAGCGCCTGCACCTCGTGGACGGCCTCCTCGTCGCGATCGTCGACATCGACGAGGTGATCCAGGTGATCCGCTCGTCCGACGACACCGCGACGGCCCGCGGACGCCTCCAGACCGTGTTCGACCTGTCCGAGCCGCAGGCGGAGTACATCCTCGAGCTCCAGCTGCGCCGCCTCACCAAGTTCTCCCGCATCGAGCTCGAGAAGGAGCAGGAGACGCTGCGCCGCGAGATCGAGGAGCTGCAGGAGATCCTCGGCAGCGACGCGCGCCTGCGCGCTGTGGTCTCGGGAGAGATGGCGGACGTCGCCAAGACGTACGGGACGCCGCGCCGCACGATCCTCCTGGAGTCCGCCGGCGCCGCGCCGACCACGACCGCGGCCGTGCCGCTCGAGGTCGCGGACACGCCCTGCTGGGCGCTGTTCTCCGCCACCGGTCTGCTCGCGCGCACGAGCGACGAGACGGAGCCCGCGCGCAGCGGGCCGCGCGCCGCCCACGACGTGCTGCGCGCCGTCGTGCGCACGACGGCGCGCGGCGAGGTCGGCCTCGTCACGAGCCGTGGGCGCATGGTCCGCGTGTCCGTGCTCGACCTGCCCGCGCTGCCGCCCACCGACAACGCGCCGAGCCTGTCCGGCGGCGTGCCGCTCGGCGAGGTCGTCGCGCTCGAGCCCGGCGAGGAGGCCGTGACGATCGCGTCGCTCGACGCCGACGCTCCCCCGCTCGCCCTCGGCACCGCGCAGGGCGTCGTCAAGCGCGTCACCCCCGGCGACGTGCCGAACAACCGCGACGACTGGGAGGTCATCGGCCTCAAGGACGGTGACACCGTCGTCGGCGCGGCGCCTGCGACCGACGCGGACGAGGTCGTGTTCGTCAGCTCCGACGCGTCGCTCCTGCACTTCGACGCGTCTGCGGTGCGGCCGCAGGGGCGCGCGGCCGGCGGCATGGCCGGCATCCGGCTCGCCGACGGCCACCGCGTCGCGTTCTTCGGCGTCGTCCCGGCCGACGTGCGCGACCTCGGGGTCGTCGTCACCGTCGCCGGGTCGTCGGGCGCCCTCGCGGGCACCCAGACCGGGGCCGGCAAGGTCACGCCGTACGAGCTCTACCCCGGCAAGGGCCGCGGCACCGGCGGCGTCCGTGCCCAGCGGTTCCTCAAGGGCGAGGACGCGCTGATCCTCGCGTGGGTGGGGCAGGGCCCCGCCCGGGCCACGGGCTCCGGCGGCCAGGCCGTCGACCTGCCCGAGGTCGACCAGCGCCGCGACGGGTCGGGCACGCCGCTCGCCTCGCCGGTCACGGCCGTCGGCTGA
- the sepH gene encoding septation protein SepH, translating into MDELELVRLHEDGEHLVLRATGGTQFTLPITEALRAAVRRDRPHLEHLRAEGERNLAPREIQARLRAGESVETVAEAAGLGVEHVRRFAGPVVAEQEYVVDRVRASRQGHDEDSPTVGELVAQRLAARDVEPDAVEWSAARQPGASWVVTAAFEVGTGSRTARWTYDAGTRALHALDDEARWLSGTDAPRDPTPGAVAVFDVDATARGGRGLRAAPPAAPPADDGTAELLDDLSQRRGVRPRKAPAVPVEVDGQEPFEGFGPQVGVRHDQDASQDDSPDDAAAPAGATVVHLPTIRPLDAVRLPDPPPDDARGETGPDPEDGPGGRPPHEDRSGGAGSTDADEPPRAARPQAAREPRKGKNRSRAKVPSWDEIVFGARPE; encoded by the coding sequence ATGGACGAGCTGGAGCTGGTGAGACTGCACGAGGACGGGGAGCACCTCGTCCTGCGCGCGACGGGCGGCACGCAGTTCACGCTGCCGATCACCGAGGCGCTGCGCGCGGCCGTGCGCCGCGACCGCCCGCACCTGGAGCACCTGCGCGCAGAGGGCGAGCGCAACCTCGCGCCGCGCGAGATCCAGGCCCGGCTGCGCGCCGGCGAGTCGGTCGAGACGGTCGCCGAGGCCGCCGGCCTCGGCGTCGAGCACGTGCGGCGCTTCGCGGGCCCCGTGGTCGCGGAGCAGGAGTACGTCGTCGACCGGGTCCGCGCCTCCCGCCAGGGGCACGACGAGGACTCGCCGACCGTCGGGGAGCTCGTCGCGCAGCGCCTCGCCGCGCGCGACGTCGAGCCCGACGCCGTGGAGTGGAGCGCCGCACGTCAGCCCGGGGCGTCGTGGGTCGTGACGGCCGCGTTCGAGGTCGGGACGGGCAGCCGGACGGCCCGGTGGACCTACGACGCGGGGACGCGGGCGCTGCACGCGCTCGACGACGAGGCCCGCTGGCTCTCGGGGACGGACGCCCCGCGCGACCCGACGCCCGGGGCCGTCGCGGTGTTCGACGTCGACGCGACGGCGCGCGGCGGCCGCGGGCTCCGTGCCGCACCGCCGGCCGCTCCCCCGGCCGACGACGGGACCGCCGAGCTGCTCGACGACCTGAGCCAGCGCCGGGGCGTACGCCCGCGCAAGGCACCGGCCGTGCCCGTCGAGGTCGACGGGCAGGAGCCGTTCGAGGGGTTCGGGCCGCAGGTGGGGGTCCGGCACGACCAGGACGCGTCGCAGGACGACTCTCCGGACGACGCGGCCGCGCCCGCCGGGGCGACCGTCGTCCACCTCCCGACCATCCGTCCGCTCGACGCGGTGCGCCTCCCGGACCCGCCGCCCGACGACGCCCGCGGCGAGACGGGCCCGGACCCCGAGGACGGCCCGGGCGGCCGTCCGCCGCACGAGGACCGCTCGGGCGGCGCCGGTTCCACGGACGCGGACGAGCCGCCGCGCGCCGCGCGGCCCCAGGCCGCGCGCGAGCCCCGCAAGGGGAAGAACCGCTCGCGCGCGAAGGTCCCGAGCTGGGACGAGATCGTGTTCGGGGCACGCCCGGAGTAG